CGAAGCCATGGAATATTTGCAGTACGAAAGATTTGTTCTGCATCATGATGGATGGAGGAGGGAGAACCATCATGTAATAAGAGCGCGATATGAATATTTTCAGGAAGCGTTTCTTCAATGGTACTTTGGCGAATGATTGAATAGTGAGGGGATAATTGTTCATATACGTAGTCCGCGAGTACGCCATCTCCTATGAGTAATACATGTTGATCCATCATTTTACCTCCTCTTCAATTAATACTCCAAATACACCATCTAAATTTTCTTTTAAAAAGGGTTCAATTGCTAGGTCAAAGACGAAAGGGTAAAGGTTGTTTTCTTTTAAATTTTGTAAAGCGAATTGCAAAGATTGTACGTTTGGAAGTTCTTGTTCTTCTTGTATTTCAATTCTAAAAGAATCAGCGCTGTATAAAAGAATAGAGGAGTCTGGTAATATATGAGATTTATAAGGAATCTCTTGATTTTGAATATGGAGCAATGCTTGTTGGAGCGCATTTCTTAATGCTAAAGTCATCGTAATGTCCGTGCTGCCATACCATTTGTCATTTGCACCAACCCAAACGACGGGAAAGCCAAGTAACTCTTTACCCATTCCTATTTTAGGTGTGTCATGTATGGTGGAGAGGGCATGGAAATAAAAACGGCAATGTTTGTCATAAATGTCGGTTAAATCTAGCTCGGTAATTTCTTCTGTCATATGTGATTGCCGTTCATATAATTTATTTCTTAAATGGCTTTGGAGTGCTCGGTACACACCTTCTGTCATCGTTTCACCAGCACCAATACCGATATCATTATGCTCAGGGATAAGGCGGTGAATAATTTCTTCTACATATGCTTCAATTCCTGTTAAACCAGCTTCGCGGCGTGCTTCATTATGAGTTAATCCTCCGCAAGTTATAAGAGGAAGTAGGGAAGTAGGCCCTTCTGATAACGGATTAGCGACTTGAATGTAGCACTGGGATAAAGGTAATTGATATAAATCTCGTTCATCCCACATATGAAAAATGCCGGCTTCTCTAGAGGTTAATGTATCAAAAAAGCGAAAAATTTCCGTTGAAGTATACTGTTCTGCATGGCGCTCCAAATTTTCAGTAAGATCTGGAACGGTTTCAATTGTAAAGCTTTCGTCAGTTGCGAGAGGATGTTTTATAAAAGAATGCCAGTTTCCTTCAAGTGTTTCGAAATCTAATAAAAAGAATTGTGGATTTTGTTCTCTATGCGAGGCACCAGCAACATGTTTAAACAACTCAAAAACAATAATATTTGCCAGCATAGCCCCCGCAATCGGTGAGAAGGGCTCAGGTGGTTGTTCATTTTGAATTGTATTTTCATGTATGCGATGCCATGCAGATTCCCAGCATTCTTCACGGTCAGTGGTAACGACAGGACCGGCTAAGCCGACTTGTTGCAAACATATAGCAGGTATAAAGTTTTTCTTTTCTTCCCTACAAATTGCATGTATTGCTCTTAAACTTTCAATATCCCCATTTTGAGAAACGTATAAAATCCAATCAAAAGGTTCGAATACTTCGTTTAAGGAACGATCTATTGTAGTATCTATTTCTTGAATAAGTACATTTTCATCAGTGGAGTAAGCTTTTTCTACAAGTTCATGAATCCGGTTATAATTTGTTTCTTCATGGTCCGTTATTAAATAGTGAAACTTTGGTAACCCGGATTCAAGTAAAGAAGAAACTAAGGAAGTAAACATATCGCCAGAACCGATTACGAGTACATTCGCCTCGCGATACGTTTGGAACTTTAAAGCACCTGAATGAGAAGATGTCTCTAAAAATTCAACTTGCGATGCGTATCTTTCAAGTAATGCTTCTTCTAATTCATGAGGAGCATCTTGACTTATATCGCGAACGAAGCCATTTTTATATAAAATCTCGCCAATTTCTAATACTCGATTTTGATAAGGGAGTGGAAGACCAGTCGTTAATTCTTCTAAAGAATGATTGCCGTTAAACATAGGCATTAATTTTTCAATCCAGTCATAAATCCCATTTCCTTCCATGCGAAATGAACTGGTGTTATTTCGAAAATAGACACCCCCGTTTGAATCGGGGAGGAAAAAGGTATCTTTATTTATTTTGAGCTTCGCGTGAGCTGGAAGAGTACTCATATGATTCCTCCTTCTTAGCAAAAATTATCATGGGCATACATTATCAGTGTATGTAATGTAATTTGTCCCTTATGTACGTAATAAAAAAGGCTGTAGAATGAATTCATTCTACAGCCTTTTTTTATTCGCAGTCTATCAACCTTCTAATAATAATGATTTTGGATCTTCAAGCATGTCTTTAACAGCAACAAGGAAGCTAACTGCTTCTTTACCATCAACAATACGGTGATCGTAAGATAAAGCGATGTACATCATTGGACGGTTTTCCATACGCTCGTTATCAATTGCAACTGGGCGTACTTGGATTTTGTGCATTCCTAGAATACCTACTTGTGGGCTATTTAGAATTGGTGTTGACATTAGAGAACCGAATACACCACCGTTTGTAATTGTAAATGTACCACCTTGTAGTTCTTTTAATGAAAGTTTGTTATCGCGTGCTTTCATACCTAAATTACGAATTTCGCTTTCGATTTCAGCGAAGTTTAATTGGTTAGCATCGCGTACAACTGGAACAACTAATCCATCTGGAGCTGCTACTGCAATACCGATATCATAGAATTTTTTAATGATAAGCTCGTCGCCTTGAATTTCAGCATTTAATAATGGGAATTGTTTTAATGCTGCAACAACTGCTTTTGTGAAGAATGACATGAAACCTAGACGTACATCATGTTTTTTCTCGAAAGCATCTTTACGCTCTTTACGTAATTCCATGATTGCACTCATATCAACTTCGTTAAATGTTGTTAACATTGCAGATGTTTGTTGAACTTCTACAAGACGTTTTGCAATTGTTTGACGGCGGCGGGACATTTTCACACGCTCAACTGGTTTTTCGAATTCAGTTTTTGCAACTGGAGCAGGAGCTGGACTTTTTGGAGCAGCTGGTGCTTCTTTTGGTGCTGCAGCATGAGCTTGTACATCATGTGGTCTCACACGTCCAAGTGGATCTGTGCTACGTACGTCGTTTAAGTCGATTCCTAATTCACGAGCCATTTTTCTAGCAGCTGGTGATGCGATAGGACGGTTCGTATTTGGTAAACCTTGTAGAGCCGTAGCTTGTTCAGCATTTGGAGCAGCAGCTTTCGGTGCTTCAGCTGTTTCTTGTTTTGGTTGCTCAGCCACTGGTGCAGGTGTACTTACTGCCACTTGTGCGCCATTTGCATCTAAAATTGCGATAGTTGCGCCAACTTCAACTGTATCCCCAGGCTCGCCTAGTAACTTCGATACAATACCTGAATCTTCTGCAATGATTTCTACATTGACTTTATCAGTTTCAAGCTCAACAACGCTGCCACCTTTCTCAACTTTGTCACCTACGTTGATAAGCCATTGTGAAATAGTTCCTTCTGTAATAGATTCTGCAAGCTCAGGTACTTTAATTTCGATCATTTTAAATGTCCTCCCCTTATTTGCCTAACGGTGTGTTTTGTCTTCTTTAATCTTCGGTAATCTCCATTTGTTAGCTCGACTTGGGCAGAATATCTGCCCAAATTGAGCCGGAAAAATTCATTGTTACTTTTAGTTGCTGTAAACTTCAATTTCTTGTTTATCTTGACGGAAGTTATACTTCGCATCTAAAGCGTGCGCCACAATTAGTTCTTGCTCAGCTTTGTGAGCGAACGGATCGCCTCCAGATGGGCTAGAACGATCTGGGCGTCCAATGTAACCTGTTTTCACTGTATCTCCAGCTAGTTCGAACAGAATTGGAGCCATGTAATGCCATGCGCCCATATTACGAGGTTCTTCTTGAACCCAAATAATTTCTTCTAAGTTTTTAAAGCGTTTCATAATAGATTGAACTTTCTCAGCAGGGAATGGGTACAACTGTTCAATACGAACAACATGAACTTCATCTAAGTTGTACTCATGCTTACCATTGTCGATCTCTGCAGCTAAGTCAATCGCCATTTTACCTGTGCTTAAAACAAGACGTTTAACTTTATTTGGTTTCATGCCAAGGTTTTCTTGTTCTAAAGCAGGTTGGAAACGTCCTTCGCTTAACTGACTAGCAGTTGAAAGCGTAAGTGGATGACGTAATAAACTCTTCGGCGTCATAAGTACTAAAGGTCGAACAGCTTCTGTTCCTAAAATAGATGCTTGACGACGCAAGATATGGAAGTACTGTGCTGCGCTCGTTAAGTTTGCAACTGACCAGTTGTTTTCAGCAGCTAACTGTAAGAAACGCTCTGGACGTGCACTAGAATGCTCTGGTCCTTGACCTTCATAACCGTGTGGTAATAGAAGGACTAAACCTGATTTTTGACCCCATTTTGCTCTTCCTGCTGAAACATATTGATCAAATAATGCTTGCGCAGTATTTGAGAAGTCACCATATTGCGCTTCCCACATCACAAGAGTTTCTGGAGCGAATACGTTATAACCATACTCATAACCAACAACTGCAGCTTCTGATAACGGACTGTTATGAACAGAGAATGAAGCGTTAATGTTCGGTAAGCGGTGTAATGGTGAATATGTTTCATTTGTATCAGTATCGTGTAATACGATATGACGATGCGCGAATGTACCACGCTGTGAATCTTGACCAGTTAAACGAATTGGCGTACCTTCTTGTAAAATAGAAGCGAATGCTAATGACTCAGCAAGTGCCCATTCAATTTTACCGTTCTCTTCAAGAGCATCTTTACGGCGCTCAAGAATTTTCTTTACCTTCGGATATACGTTAAAGCCTTCTGGCCAAGATAATAGGCCTTCATTAATTGCACGAAGTGAGTCAAGCTCAACACCAGTATCGATTGGCTGAATGCCTTTTGCAACAACATCTGGCACTTTAACGTGAATTGTTGCATCGCTCGTATCAGCTGGTGGTACTTGTGCATAGTCAGATTTTAATTGTTCCTGTATAAACTGTGTAATTGTTTCAACCTCATCTGCATTCAGAACACCAGCAGCTTGTAATTGATCTGCATAAATCGCTCTTACAGTTGGGTGATTTTTAATTTTTTTGTACACTTGTGGTTGCGTAACTGCTGGGTCATCCATTTCGTTATGACCGTAGCGGCGGTAACCGATTAAATCGATTAAGAAGTCTTTTTTGAACAACGTACGATATTGGATCGCAAGGTTAGCAGCAGCAAGACAAGCTTCCGGATCATCAGCGTTCACGTGAACAATCGGAATATCAAAACCTTTTGCAAGATCACTTGAATATTTTGTAGAACGAGAATCATAGCTATCAGTCGTAAAACCAACTGCATTGTTTGCGATAACATGAATTGTTCCGCCCGTTTGGTACGCGTTCAATCTGCTTAAGTTGAGTGTCTCAGATACAATACCTTGACCAGGGAATGCAGCGTCACCATGAACTAAAACTACGAATGATTTAGAAGTATCTTGTTCTGGAAGACCAGACTTTTTACGATTCTCTTGAGCCGCGCGTGCGAAACCTTCCACAACAGGGTTAACGAACTCAAGGTGACTTGGGTTATTTGCTAATGTAACGCGAGTGCTAACTTCTTCATTACTAACGACTTGTTCTCTACCTAAATGGTATTTCACGTCGCCAGTCCAGCCAGCATTTGCTGTTGCACCATCTATTTTTGCATGTTTGAATTCAGCAAACATGTGAGTATATGGTTTTTCTAATACGTGAGCAAGTACGCTTAAACGACCGCGGTGAGCCATACCAATCATGACATCTTCAACGCCATTTTTAGCACCTTCTAGAACAATTTCATCTAGAACGGGTACAAGCATATCAACGCCCTCGATAGAGAAACGTTTTTGACCAACGAATGTTTTATGCAAGAATTGCTCGAAACCTTCAACAGCTGTTAAACGTTTTAAAAGAGCAGTTCGTTTTTTATTTGATAATGGTTGACGCAATGAATTTGATTCCACCATTTGATGCAACCACGCGCGTTCTTCACTATCTTGTATATGTGAGAATTCATAAGCTAAAGATTTTGTATAAACTTCTTTTAATCTATGAATTACATCAAATGCAGTGTGAATACCTTCTGGTGCATTTTGCCATACTGTTTTAGCTGGAATCGCTTTCAAATCTTCATCGCTAAGTTCGTTCATTACTTTCTCGATTAGAGATTGTCCATTTACAGGCTCTTCCATTGGGTTAATATGAGCCAATGTATGCCCAAATGAACGGATCTGCTCAACAAGCTGAACGACTTTAAGAATCTTTTCAATGTTTCCTGTATTTTGAGGAGAAAAATTTGTTTCTGTGTTGTCCCCTGTTACGACATCTGCTTGGAACGAAGGAGCTCCAAAAATTTCAAAAAGCTCTTGTAATTCCGGATCAACAGAACCTGCTCCAGTTACGTAAAGATCATACTGTTCAATAACATAACCAAGGTTCGGACCATGGAACTTGGCCCAAGGGTTTGTCGTTGTATTCTTCCTCGTCATTTGTTTAAACCTCCCAATGCATATAATCCTTT
The DNA window shown above is from Bacillus clarus and carries:
- a CDS encoding putative thiazole-containing bacteriocin maturation protein, whose translation is MSTLPAHAKLKINKDTFFLPDSNGGVYFRNNTSSFRMEGNGIYDWIEKLMPMFNGNHSLEELTTGLPLPYQNRVLEIGEILYKNGFVRDISQDAPHELEEALLERYASQVEFLETSSHSGALKFQTYREANVLVIGSGDMFTSLVSSLLESGLPKFHYLITDHEETNYNRIHELVEKAYSTDENVLIQEIDTTIDRSLNEVFEPFDWILYVSQNGDIESLRAIHAICREEKKNFIPAICLQQVGLAGPVVTTDREECWESAWHRIHENTIQNEQPPEPFSPIAGAMLANIIVFELFKHVAGASHREQNPQFFLLDFETLEGNWHSFIKHPLATDESFTIETVPDLTENLERHAEQYTSTEIFRFFDTLTSREAGIFHMWDERDLYQLPLSQCYIQVANPLSEGPTSLLPLITCGGLTHNEARREAGLTGIEAYVEEIIHRLIPEHNDIGIGAGETMTEGVYRALQSHLRNKLYERQSHMTEEITELDLTDIYDKHCRFYFHALSTIHDTPKIGMGKELLGFPVVWVGANDKWYGSTDITMTLALRNALQQALLHIQNQEIPYKSHILPDSSILLYSADSFRIEIQEEQELPNVQSLQFALQNLKENNLYPFVFDLAIEPFLKENLDGVFGVLIEEEVK
- the odhB gene encoding 2-oxoglutarate dehydrogenase complex dihydrolipoyllysine-residue succinyltransferase: MIEIKVPELAESITEGTISQWLINVGDKVEKGGSVVELETDKVNVEIIAEDSGIVSKLLGEPGDTVEVGATIAILDANGAQVAVSTPAPVAEQPKQETAEAPKAAAPNAEQATALQGLPNTNRPIASPAARKMARELGIDLNDVRSTDPLGRVRPHDVQAHAAAPKEAPAAPKSPAPAPVAKTEFEKPVERVKMSRRRQTIAKRLVEVQQTSAMLTTFNEVDMSAIMELRKERKDAFEKKHDVRLGFMSFFTKAVVAALKQFPLLNAEIQGDELIIKKFYDIGIAVAAPDGLVVPVVRDANQLNFAEIESEIRNLGMKARDNKLSLKELQGGTFTITNGGVFGSLMSTPILNSPQVGILGMHKIQVRPVAIDNERMENRPMMYIALSYDHRIVDGKEAVSFLVAVKDMLEDPKSLLLEG
- the odhA gene encoding 2-oxoglutarate dehydrogenase E1 component; this translates as MTRKNTTTNPWAKFHGPNLGYVIEQYDLYVTGAGSVDPELQELFEIFGAPSFQADVVTGDNTETNFSPQNTGNIEKILKVVQLVEQIRSFGHTLAHINPMEEPVNGQSLIEKVMNELSDEDLKAIPAKTVWQNAPEGIHTAFDVIHRLKEVYTKSLAYEFSHIQDSEERAWLHQMVESNSLRQPLSNKKRTALLKRLTAVEGFEQFLHKTFVGQKRFSIEGVDMLVPVLDEIVLEGAKNGVEDVMIGMAHRGRLSVLAHVLEKPYTHMFAEFKHAKIDGATANAGWTGDVKYHLGREQVVSNEEVSTRVTLANNPSHLEFVNPVVEGFARAAQENRKKSGLPEQDTSKSFVVLVHGDAAFPGQGIVSETLNLSRLNAYQTGGTIHVIANNAVGFTTDSYDSRSTKYSSDLAKGFDIPIVHVNADDPEACLAAANLAIQYRTLFKKDFLIDLIGYRRYGHNEMDDPAVTQPQVYKKIKNHPTVRAIYADQLQAAGVLNADEVETITQFIQEQLKSDYAQVPPADTSDATIHVKVPDVVAKGIQPIDTGVELDSLRAINEGLLSWPEGFNVYPKVKKILERRKDALEENGKIEWALAESLAFASILQEGTPIRLTGQDSQRGTFAHRHIVLHDTDTNETYSPLHRLPNINASFSVHNSPLSEAAVVGYEYGYNVFAPETLVMWEAQYGDFSNTAQALFDQYVSAGRAKWGQKSGLVLLLPHGYEGQGPEHSSARPERFLQLAAENNWSVANLTSAAQYFHILRRQASILGTEAVRPLVLMTPKSLLRHPLTLSTASQLSEGRFQPALEQENLGMKPNKVKRLVLSTGKMAIDLAAEIDNGKHEYNLDEVHVVRIEQLYPFPAEKVQSIMKRFKNLEEIIWVQEEPRNMGAWHYMAPILFELAGDTVKTGYIGRPDRSSPSGGDPFAHKAEQELIVAHALDAKYNFRQDKQEIEVYSN